The Megalobrama amblycephala isolate DHTTF-2021 linkage group LG20, ASM1881202v1, whole genome shotgun sequence genome includes a window with the following:
- the hs3st3l gene encoding heparan sulfate (glucosamine) 3-O-sulfotransferase 3-like — protein sequence MATFTSAPLDLRRLLQKLAVMFSFSIVCVSILYLLLGRCESDSADRSLNSPMGWYNNKTVLTAPDSLGEDSVDANSSGKDWTATRRLPHALIIGVKKGGTRALLEFLRLHPDIRALGSEPHFFDRHYARGLSWYRSMMPKALNGQIVMEKTPRYFVTPETPSRIHAMSRDIKLIVVVRDPITRAISDYTQIISKTPDIPSFESLTFKNRSAGQIDSLWSPLYIGLYARHLERWLAYFPLSQIHFVHGERLISDPAGELGRVQDFLGLQRIITDKHFYFNKTKGFPCLKKPEGSSKPHCLGKTKGRTHPKIDPEVIQKLREFYQPHNLKFYQMAGMNFGWQ from the exons ATGGCAACTTTTACCAGCGCGCCCCTGGACCTGCGGAGACTCTTGCAAAAACTAGCCGTCATGTTTTCCTTCAGCATCGTATGCGTCTCGATCCTCTACCTTCTGCTGGGACGCTGCGAGTCGGACTCGGCGGACAGGTCACTGAACTCACCGATGGGATGGTATAATAATAAGACCGTGCTAACTGCGCCTGACTCTCTGGGAGAAGATAGCGTGGATGCCAACAGCTCAGGGAAAGACTGGACCGCGACCCGGCGACTCCCGCACGCGCTTATCATCGGAGTAAAGAAGGGAGGCACGCGCGCGCTCTTGGAGTTTCTGCGGCTTCATCCGGACATCCGCGCTCTCGGGTCAGAACCGCATTTCTTTGACAGGCACTACGCGCGTGGACTCAGCTGGTACAG GAGCATGATGCCCAAAGCCCTTAACGGGCAAATCGTGATGGAGAAGACGCCCAGATACTTCGTCACCCCAGAGACGCCGAGCCGCATCCACGCCATGTCGCGGGACATCAAGCTGATCGTGGTGGTGCGAGACCCCATCACCCGCGCCATTTCAGACTACACCCAGATCATCTCAAAGACCCCTGACATTCCCAGCTTCGAGAGCCTGACGTTCAAGAACCGATCGGCGGGACAGATCGACTCGCTCTGGAGCCCGCTGTACATCGGCCTGTACGCCAGGCACCTGGAGCGATGGCTGGCCTACTTCCCGCTCTCGCAGATCCATTTTGTCCATGGAGAGAGACTGATCAGCGACCCGGCGGGTGAGTTGGGTCGCGTGCAGGACTTCCTCGGCCTGCAGAGGATCATCACAGATAAACACTTCTACTTCAACAAGACTAAGGGCTTCCCTTGCCTCAAAAAGCCAGAAGGCAGTAGCAAACCCCACTGTCTGGGCAAAACCAAAGGCAGAACGCATCCTAAAATCGACCCAGAGGTCATTCAGAAACTGAGGGAATTCTACCAGCCACACAACCTGAAGTTCTACCAAATGGCAGGCATGAACTTCGGATGGCAATGA